From one Actinomycetota bacterium genomic stretch:
- the nuoF gene encoding NADH-quinone oxidoreductase subunit NuoF, which yields MSDTATATIRETKVITARFAGDGSLDAYVESGGYEGLRKALAMSPSDVIETVKTAGLRGRGGAGFPTGVKWGFIPRDVRPSYIVCNADEGEPGTFKDRELMEKDPHQLIEGMAIGAYAIGCTQMYIYVRGEFAYAARVLERAAREAYEKGYLGRNILGTDFDLDLIIHRGAGAYICGEETALLESLEGRRGQPRLRPPFPATHGLYGKPTVVNNVETFACVPHIMVRGPEWFRGLGTEKSPGTKMFCVSGDVVRPGNFEVPFSTTARDLIEGHAGGVKEGKKLKAFTPGGASSTPFFGPDKLDVHMDWESVAAAGSLLGTGAIIVFAEDACMVRAALRYTRFYAHESCGKCTPCREGTYWLESTLRRFEDGGGREADLDIMVDVAGNIGGRSFCALGDFAIAPVTSTVKLWRDEYAAHIKQKGCPFGR from the coding sequence ATGAGCGACACGGCGACCGCCACGATCCGGGAGACGAAGGTCATCACCGCCCGGTTCGCGGGCGACGGGTCGCTCGACGCGTACGTCGAAAGCGGCGGATACGAAGGGCTTCGCAAGGCGCTCGCCATGTCGCCGTCCGACGTGATCGAGACCGTGAAGACCGCGGGCCTGCGCGGCCGGGGCGGCGCCGGGTTCCCGACCGGCGTGAAATGGGGCTTCATCCCCCGAGACGTGCGTCCCAGCTACATCGTCTGCAACGCCGACGAGGGCGAGCCGGGGACGTTCAAGGACCGCGAGCTGATGGAGAAAGATCCGCACCAGTTGATCGAGGGCATGGCGATCGGGGCCTACGCGATCGGCTGCACACAGATGTACATCTACGTTCGCGGCGAGTTCGCGTACGCGGCCCGAGTCCTCGAGCGCGCCGCGCGCGAGGCGTACGAGAAGGGATACCTCGGCCGGAACATCCTCGGAACGGACTTCGACCTCGACCTGATCATCCACCGCGGTGCCGGCGCCTACATCTGCGGCGAAGAGACCGCACTGCTCGAGTCCTTGGAGGGGAGGCGCGGGCAGCCGCGGCTCCGGCCACCGTTCCCTGCGACGCACGGCCTCTACGGGAAGCCGACGGTCGTCAACAACGTCGAGACGTTCGCGTGCGTGCCGCACATCATGGTCCGGGGGCCGGAATGGTTCCGCGGGCTGGGGACCGAGAAGTCGCCGGGCACCAAGATGTTCTGCGTCTCCGGGGACGTGGTGCGGCCGGGCAACTTCGAGGTGCCGTTCTCGACGACGGCGCGCGATCTCATCGAGGGACACGCCGGAGGGGTGAAGGAGGGAAAAAAGCTGAAGGCGTTCACGCCTGGGGGCGCGTCGTCGACCCCGTTCTTCGGGCCGGACAAGCTCGATGTGCACATGGACTGGGAGTCGGTCGCCGCCGCAGGCTCGCTGCTCGGCACCGGCGCAATCATCGTGTTCGCCGAGGACGCGTGCATGGTGCGCGCGGCCCTGCGCTACACGCGGTTCTACGCGCACGAGTCTTGTGGGAAGTGCACGCCGTGCCGCGAAGGGACCTATTGGCTCGAGTCGACCCTGCGCCGTTTCGAGGACGGCGGAGGGCGCGAAGCGGACCTCGACATCATGGTCGACGTCGCCGGGAACATCGGCGGCCGCTCGTTCTGTGCGCTCGGGGACTTCGCGATCGCGCCGGTGACCTCGACGGTGAAGCTCTGGCGCGACGAGTACGCGGCCCACATCAAGCAGAAGGGGTGCCCGTTTGGCCGCTGA
- a CDS encoding NAD(P)H-dependent oxidoreductase subunit E, whose amino-acid sequence MTNGNGGAPPLSSGFHASARKLIARYPEGRSQSALLPLLYLAQGEQGYVSKEATGEIADLLGLTRAEVAAVSTFYTMFKRHPQGRWLVSICTQPSCTLAGANEVKQALEQECGIGCGGTTSDGLVSLEEVECLCACDGAPVVSVNYENYEGLGADALVEIVRGLRAGGMPPPAARGDAPPDFAEVNRRMSGVEAPR is encoded by the coding sequence ATGACGAACGGGAACGGCGGCGCGCCGCCGCTCTCCTCGGGCTTCCACGCGTCGGCGCGCAAGCTGATCGCCCGTTACCCGGAGGGCCGCTCACAGAGTGCGCTGTTGCCGCTCCTCTATCTCGCTCAGGGAGAGCAGGGCTACGTCTCCAAGGAGGCGACGGGTGAGATCGCCGACCTGCTCGGCCTGACCCGCGCGGAAGTGGCGGCCGTCTCCACCTTCTACACCATGTTCAAACGACACCCGCAGGGTCGCTGGCTGGTCAGCATCTGCACGCAGCCGTCGTGCACGCTCGCCGGCGCGAACGAGGTCAAACAGGCGCTGGAGCAGGAGTGCGGGATCGGCTGCGGCGGCACCACGTCCGACGGCCTGGTCTCGCTCGAAGAGGTCGAGTGCCTGTGCGCCTGCGACGGTGCGCCCGTCGTGTCGGTCAACTACGAGAACTATGAGGGGCTCGGCGCGGACGCGCTGGTCGAGATCGTCCGCGGCCTCCGCGCCGGCGGGATGCCGCCGCCTGCGGCGCGTGGGGACGCCCCGCCCGACTTCGCCGAAGTGAACCGCCGGATGTCGGGCGTGGAGGCGCCGCGATGA
- a CDS encoding NADH-quinone oxidoreductase subunit G → MAAERKPVTLTIDGREITVPDGTLIIRAAEGIGTYIPRFCDHPYLAPLGACRQCLVEVEGQRKPLTACTTPVTEGMMVKTQFTSEMAADSQEGVLELLLINHPLDCPMCDKGGECPLQDQALAYGPGGSRFIDPKRRFVKPVPISSLVYLDRERCVLCARCTRFADEISGDPFIELFERGALEQVAIFEDEPYESVFSGNVIQICPVGALTGAQFRFKARPFDMVSSPSVCNQCSAGCNTVVQTRRDQIVRVLAADNAEVNEVWSCDKGRFGFAYVQRPERISEPLVRKEGEFVAVSWAEAIRVVIERLDGAKRAGTPTAVLSGGRLADEDAYALSRFARTVLGTNDIDQRMRAGSAEEDSIVEQVVSGAATSYGDLESAKAIVVVGSDLQQESPIVFLRVHKAARRGAVVFEIGARTSALGGRTGARSVVCPPGTEAGILLGIASELAARGFEGVDEALRAAATGPNATTLLDQSRASAGDIGSLADALASAGPDAVIICGDRLAQSPGALAAAWNLSLSLGTRFVWLPRRAAVRGGLQAGVHPRLLPGGRRVDDAAARTEVEQVWGGTIPATPGRDARSILEASAELGLLLLAGVDPATDFADATLGRRALDQAPFVVAQDLLMTESTRRAHVVLPANAFAEREGTLTNWEGRAQGFAPAVAPAGVSQADWEILSLLANEAGVGFPRTLIELRREMVSLQRDDRERSRVDMPPPHLRRLDEHRPFTLLTYPLLLDAGTMLVGATDLLETSEGAFVQIGRADAERLGVAAGDRVRVESACGSVEAPARIGALADRCVFVPANNIGARGLSLLDAGEPITLVTVEKV, encoded by the coding sequence TTGGCCGCTGAGCGCAAGCCGGTCACGCTCACCATCGACGGCCGGGAGATCACGGTCCCCGACGGGACGCTCATCATCCGCGCAGCCGAGGGGATCGGAACCTACATCCCACGGTTCTGCGACCATCCCTACCTGGCGCCGCTCGGCGCGTGCCGGCAGTGCCTCGTCGAGGTCGAGGGGCAGCGGAAGCCGCTTACGGCCTGCACGACCCCGGTGACCGAGGGGATGATGGTCAAAACGCAGTTCACCTCCGAGATGGCGGCCGATTCGCAGGAAGGCGTGCTCGAGCTGCTGCTGATCAACCATCCGCTCGACTGCCCGATGTGCGACAAGGGCGGCGAGTGCCCGTTGCAGGATCAAGCGCTCGCGTACGGCCCCGGCGGTAGCCGTTTCATCGATCCGAAGCGCCGGTTCGTGAAGCCGGTCCCGATCAGCTCGTTGGTCTATCTCGATCGCGAGCGCTGCGTGCTGTGCGCGCGGTGCACCCGCTTCGCGGACGAGATCTCCGGTGATCCGTTCATCGAGCTGTTCGAGCGAGGCGCTCTCGAGCAGGTCGCGATCTTCGAGGACGAGCCGTATGAAAGCGTCTTCTCCGGCAACGTCATCCAGATCTGTCCGGTCGGCGCGCTGACCGGCGCGCAGTTCCGGTTCAAGGCGCGACCGTTCGACATGGTCTCCTCGCCGAGCGTGTGCAACCAGTGCTCGGCCGGATGCAACACGGTCGTCCAGACCCGCCGCGACCAGATCGTGCGCGTGCTGGCCGCGGACAACGCCGAGGTGAACGAGGTCTGGAGCTGCGACAAGGGCCGCTTTGGATTCGCCTACGTCCAGCGTCCCGAGCGGATCTCAGAGCCGCTCGTCCGCAAGGAAGGAGAATTCGTCGCCGTCTCATGGGCCGAGGCGATCCGCGTCGTGATCGAGCGCCTCGACGGCGCCAAGCGCGCCGGGACGCCGACGGCGGTCCTTTCCGGCGGGCGCCTCGCCGACGAGGACGCGTACGCGTTGTCGCGCTTCGCGCGCACCGTACTGGGCACGAACGATATCGACCAGCGGATGCGCGCCGGATCGGCGGAAGAGGATTCGATCGTCGAGCAGGTCGTGTCCGGCGCCGCTACGTCGTACGGCGATCTCGAGAGCGCGAAGGCCATCGTCGTGGTCGGCTCGGACCTGCAACAGGAGTCTCCGATCGTGTTCCTCCGCGTCCACAAGGCGGCCCGACGCGGCGCGGTCGTCTTCGAGATCGGCGCGCGCACGTCGGCGCTCGGCGGCCGCACCGGAGCCCGCTCCGTGGTCTGCCCGCCGGGCACCGAGGCCGGGATCCTCCTGGGGATCGCTTCCGAGCTGGCAGCGCGCGGGTTCGAAGGCGTCGACGAGGCGCTTCGCGCGGCGGCGACGGGACCGAACGCCACGACGTTGCTCGATCAGTCGCGAGCGTCGGCCGGCGACATCGGGTCTCTGGCCGACGCGCTGGCCTCCGCCGGCCCGGACGCCGTGATCATCTGCGGCGACCGGCTGGCGCAGTCCCCCGGTGCCCTGGCGGCCGCGTGGAACCTGTCGTTGTCGCTCGGCACCCGGTTCGTCTGGCTACCGCGCCGCGCCGCCGTTCGCGGAGGATTGCAGGCGGGCGTGCACCCGAGGTTGCTTCCCGGCGGCCGGAGGGTGGACGACGCTGCCGCACGCACGGAGGTCGAGCAGGTGTGGGGCGGCACGATCCCGGCGACGCCGGGTCGCGACGCGCGTTCTATCCTCGAGGCTTCGGCCGAGCTCGGGCTCTTGCTCCTTGCCGGTGTCGATCCCGCGACCGACTTCGCCGACGCTACGCTCGGGCGCCGGGCCTTGGATCAGGCGCCGTTCGTCGTCGCACAAGATCTCTTGATGACCGAGTCCACCCGACGGGCCCACGTCGTGCTTCCGGCGAACGCCTTCGCGGAGCGCGAAGGAACGCTCACGAATTGGGAAGGCCGCGCGCAAGGGTTCGCGCCGGCGGTAGCCCCGGCCGGTGTTTCGCAAGCCGACTGGGAGATCCTCAGTCTCCTCGCGAACGAGGCCGGGGTCGGCTTCCCGAGGACCCTGATCGAGCTACGCCGCGAGATGGTCTCCCTTCAGCGCGACGATCGGGAGCGCTCACGCGTCGACATGCCGCCGCCGCACCTGCGCCGCCTCGACGAGCACCGGCCGTTCACGCTCCTCACCTACCCGCTCCTGCTCGACGCCGGCACGATGCTGGTCGGGGCGACCGACCTCCTCGAGACCTCCGAGGGAGCGTTCGTCCAGATCGGCCGCGCCGACGCCGAACGGCTCGGCGTCGCGGCGGGGGACCGGGTGCGGGTCGAGTCGGCCTGCGGCTCGGTCGAGGCGCCGGCGCGCATCGGTGCGCTCGCCGATCGTTGCGTGTTCGTGCCGGCGAACAACATCGGGGCGCGCGGCCTCTCTCTGCTCGACGCGGGAGAGCCGATCACGCTCGTGACGGTGGAGAAGGTCTGA